A single window of Candidatus Methylomirabilota bacterium DNA harbors:
- a CDS encoding MBL fold metallo-hydrolase, whose protein sequence is MVDPQPEIGPYLEAAAQKRLRISHVIETHVQADHVSGARRLAEATGAVVCLHESAPAAYPFEPLRDGQSLALGNVVLTVWHTPGHTPEGVSLLVTDRTRGDAPWFVLTGDTLFSGAVGRPDLSGEGTEGRLAGQLFESVQRLLALPDHVEVYPAHFSGAACGKGLSGKPMSTIGFERRFNPALAIADRDAFVRFALEGLPPQPPVFATNRRENLGVA, encoded by the coding sequence GTGGTGGATCCACAGCCGGAGATCGGGCCGTACCTGGAGGCCGCGGCGCAGAAGCGGCTTCGCATCAGCCACGTCATCGAGACCCACGTCCAGGCCGACCACGTGTCGGGGGCCCGGCGACTGGCCGAGGCGACCGGGGCGGTCGTGTGCCTGCACGAGTCCGCGCCCGCGGCCTATCCGTTCGAGCCGCTGCGGGACGGCCAGTCGCTGGCTCTCGGGAACGTCGTCCTCACAGTCTGGCACACGCCCGGCCACACGCCCGAGGGCGTCTCCCTGCTGGTGACCGACCGGACGCGGGGCGACGCGCCCTGGTTCGTCCTGACGGGGGACACGCTCTTCTCCGGCGCGGTGGGCCGGCCGGACCTGAGCGGCGAGGGGACCGAGGGCCGGCTGGCCGGGCAGCTCTTCGAGAGCGTGCAGCGGCTGCTCGCGCTCCCGGACCACGTCGAGGTCTACCCTGCGCACTTCAGCGGGGCGGCGTGCGGCAAGGGGCTGAGCGGCAAGCCGATGTCGACCATCGGGTTCGAGCGGCGGTTCAACCCCGCACTCGCCATCGCCGACCGCGACGCCTTCGTTCGCTTCGCCCTCGAGGGCTTGCCCCCGCAGCCGCCGGTCTTCGCGACCAACCGGCGCGAGAACCTCGGCGTGGCGTGA
- a CDS encoding MFS transporter, with protein MIGAAPTGPETARRPLTLGLRANLGQFALLVLINAFVGAMVGLERTVVPLIGEREFGLASKTAIVSFIVSFGVTKAILNLAAARLADRVGRKPILVLGWLFGVPVPFLIMWAPSWAWIDLANVLLGANQALAWSMTVIMKVDLVGPRRRGLALGLNEFAGYLSVGLSAWLTGYLASLYSLRPEPFYYGGVVAILGLGLSLFFVRETRGHVELEIAQRAEGPAGADAPSWPRVFGLTTARNRSLSAACQAGLVNNLNDGMAWGIYPLYFGSFGLGVAAIGVIKAVYPGVWGVLQLLTGPLSDRIGRKRLIVAGMLVQAGGIWLTVLGSGYPAWLAGAVLQGIGTAMVYPTLLAVIGDVAHPRWRATGLGVYRFWRDLGYAVGALLAGLVADWLGMAAAIHMVAALTLLSGLVVAVRMTETLRRGAGA; from the coding sequence GTGATCGGCGCCGCGCCGACGGGTCCGGAGACCGCCCGGCGGCCGCTGACCCTCGGCCTCCGGGCGAACCTCGGCCAGTTCGCGCTCCTCGTCCTGATCAACGCCTTCGTCGGGGCGATGGTCGGGCTCGAGCGGACGGTCGTTCCGCTGATCGGCGAGCGCGAATTCGGCCTGGCCTCGAAGACCGCCATCGTCTCGTTCATCGTGAGCTTCGGCGTCACCAAGGCGATCCTGAACCTCGCCGCCGCCCGCCTCGCGGACCGGGTCGGACGGAAGCCGATTCTGGTCCTCGGGTGGCTCTTCGGCGTGCCGGTCCCCTTCCTGATCATGTGGGCGCCGAGCTGGGCGTGGATCGACCTGGCCAACGTCCTGCTCGGCGCGAATCAGGCCCTGGCCTGGTCCATGACGGTGATCATGAAGGTCGACCTCGTCGGGCCCCGGCGCCGGGGCCTCGCCCTCGGGCTGAACGAATTCGCCGGGTACCTCTCGGTCGGCCTCTCGGCCTGGCTCACCGGGTACCTGGCCAGCCTCTACTCGCTGCGCCCCGAGCCGTTCTACTATGGTGGCGTCGTCGCGATCCTGGGGCTCGGCCTGTCCCTCTTCTTCGTCCGCGAGACGCGGGGGCACGTCGAGCTGGAGATCGCCCAGCGCGCGGAGGGGCCGGCGGGCGCCGACGCGCCCTCGTGGCCACGGGTCTTCGGCCTGACGACCGCACGGAACCGCAGCCTCTCGGCGGCCTGCCAGGCGGGACTCGTGAACAACCTGAATGACGGCATGGCCTGGGGGATCTACCCCCTCTACTTCGGGAGCTTCGGACTCGGCGTCGCGGCGATCGGCGTGATCAAGGCCGTCTACCCGGGCGTGTGGGGTGTATTACAGCTGCTCACCGGGCCGCTCAGCGATCGGATCGGGCGCAAGCGCCTGATCGTGGCCGGGATGCTCGTGCAGGCAGGCGGCATCTGGCTGACGGTGCTGGGGTCCGGGTATCCGGCCTGGCTGGCCGGGGCGGTCCTCCAGGGGATCGGCACGGCGATGGTATATCCCACACTCCTCGCCGTCATCGGCGACGTCGCCCATCCGCGGTGGCGCGCGACGGGCCTCGGGGTCTATCGTTTCTGGCGTGACCTCGGCTACGCGGTCGGGGCTCTCCTGGCGGGCCTCGTGGCGGACTGGCTCGGCATGGCGGCGGCGATTCACATGGTCGCCGCCCTGACGTTGTTGTCGGGACTGGTGGTCGCGGTGCGGATGACGGAGACACTCCGGCGCGGCGCCGGCGCGTAG